A part of Aegilops tauschii subsp. strangulata cultivar AL8/78 chromosome 2, Aet v6.0, whole genome shotgun sequence genomic DNA contains:
- the LOC109734891 gene encoding mitochondrial import inner membrane translocase subunit TIM17-1-like, whose translation MEQGTTTAPTPLPELAKETGNCIAVVAAGGSAFYFLKGLRNSPTGGRLAGAAQAVRANAPRIGGWGVWLGAQAAIDSALERVNKDDRFNTMISYGAASVLVSVLRGPRAAAFSGIKGAVFGGLVEIAIRGLKRFEADLPEPEK comes from the coding sequence ATGGAGCAGGGCACGACGACGGCGCCGACGCCGCTACCGGAACTCGCCAAGGAGACAGGCAATTGCATCGCCGTTGTCGCCGCTGGAGGCTCCGCCTTCTACTTCCTCAAGGGCCTGCGCAACTCCCCCACAGGTGGCCGCCTAGCCGGCGCCGCCCAGGCGGTCCGCGCAAACGCGCCGCGAATCGGCGGCTGGGGGGTCTGGCTCGGCGCCCAGGCAGCAATTGACAGCGCCCTGGAGCGCGTGAACAAGGACGACCGCTTCAACACCATGATCTCATATGGCGCCGCCAGCGTCCTCGTCTCCGTGCTCCGGGGGCCACGCGCCGCCGCCTTCTCCGGGATCAAGGGCGCCGTCTTCGGTGGGCTCGTAGAGATCGCTATACGCGGCCTTAAACGCTTCGAGGCCGACCTACCGGAACCGGAGAAGTGA